A single region of the Anaerolineales bacterium genome encodes:
- a CDS encoding PIG-L family deacetylase — protein MHVYLAPHPDDAAFSCGAQIAERTGRGESVLIYTVMAGAPPAHLIPNPFISEHHERWGLGLAGDQVVSARRQEDAAAAAALGAMIRYGETPEALYRADRETGEGFYQDRAALFGTPHPAEADLPNELVAAFSAAISEPLTALYAPLGVGGHVDHQLTRSLGLALALANPDLKMYFYEEYPYSRQERRVILAALQAFAQPLMRITVAIRPETLAAKIRASACYHSQLSTFWADEAALGEELTAYHATTGGEVLWRLLRAED, from the coding sequence ATGCATGTTTATCTTGCCCCTCACCCAGACGACGCCGCCTTTAGCTGTGGCGCACAAATCGCGGAGCGCACCGGACGCGGCGAAAGCGTCCTGATCTATACCGTCATGGCGGGTGCGCCGCCAGCACACCTTATCCCCAACCCGTTCATCAGCGAACACCATGAACGGTGGGGACTGGGCTTAGCGGGCGATCAGGTTGTTTCTGCCCGCCGGCAGGAAGACGCTGCCGCTGCCGCTGCCCTCGGTGCAATGATCCGTTACGGCGAGACACCGGAGGCGCTCTACCGCGCCGATAGGGAAACGGGCGAGGGATTCTATCAGGATCGGGCGGCGCTCTTTGGCACCCCGCATCCCGCCGAGGCAGACTTGCCTAACGAATTGGTGGCAGCGTTCAGCGCCGCTATCTCAGAACCGCTTACCGCCCTGTATGCCCCGCTTGGCGTTGGCGGGCATGTCGATCACCAACTGACCCGCTCGCTTGGGCTGGCGCTGGCGCTGGCAAACCCTGATCTAAAAATGTATTTCTACGAGGAATATCCCTATTCCCGCCAAGAGCGCCGCGTGATCCTTGCCGCCTTGCAAGCCTTTGCCCAACCGCTCATGCGCATCACGGTGGCGATTCGCCCGGAAACACTGGCGGCAAAGATTCGCGCCAGCGCCTGTTACCATTCCCAACTTAGCACCTTTTGGGCGGATGAGGCGGCGCTTGGCGAGGAACTAACCGCCTACCACGCCACAACGGGCGGGGAAGTTCTGTGGCGGCTGCTGCGGGCGGAAGATTAA
- a CDS encoding methylcrotonoyl-CoA carboxylase encodes MDILESHLNTADAHFQETAAHNRTLAAELRERLVLVRGGGGEKYRKRHAEQGKLFVRDRIDRLIDPGSPFLEVMPLAAWGMYEGDAPAAGIVTGIGRVSGRECLIIANDATVKGGTYYPITVKKHLRAQTIAEENRLPCLYLVDSGGAFLPLQDEVFPNSDHFGRIFYNQARLSAAGIPQVAVVMGSCTAGGAYIPAMSDETIIVKGTGTIFLGGPPLVKAATGEDVSAEDLGGADVHTRLSGVADHFALDDDHALEQCRDIVAALNTRKQIGLDIAPPEPPAYDPDELYGVIPTTFRESYDVRELLLRIIDGGKFREFKARYGETLVCGFARIEGYPVGIIANNGVLFSESALKGAHFIELCTARGIPLLFLQNITGFMVGKEVENKGIARDGAKMVHAVANANVPKITVIIGGSFGAGNYAMCGRAYSPRFLFMYPNARISVMGGEQAANVLLTVKMEQQTRAGETPLSPEAQAAFKQPILAKYEAEGSPYYATARLWDDGIIDPPETRRVVALALSACLNAPIAETRYGVFRM; translated from the coding sequence ATGGACATCCTTGAATCACATTTGAACACAGCCGACGCACACTTTCAAGAGACTGCCGCCCACAACCGCACCCTTGCTGCCGAACTGCGCGAACGGTTGGTATTGGTGCGTGGCGGCGGCGGGGAAAAATATCGCAAACGCCATGCCGAGCAAGGGAAGCTCTTTGTTCGAGATCGGATTGATCGCCTGATCGACCCAGGCAGCCCTTTTTTGGAGGTGATGCCACTAGCGGCATGGGGTATGTACGAGGGGGACGCGCCCGCCGCCGGAATTGTCACCGGAATTGGGCGCGTCAGCGGGCGGGAATGCCTGATCATCGCCAACGATGCGACGGTGAAAGGCGGCACATATTACCCGATCACGGTCAAAAAACACCTTCGGGCGCAAACCATTGCCGAAGAAAATCGCCTTCCCTGTCTGTATTTGGTCGATTCGGGCGGGGCGTTTTTGCCGCTGCAAGACGAGGTATTTCCTAACAGCGATCATTTCGGGCGGATTTTTTACAATCAGGCACGCCTGAGCGCCGCCGGAATCCCACAAGTTGCCGTCGTCATGGGGTCGTGTACGGCGGGGGGGGCATACATTCCGGCAATGAGCGACGAGACGATCATCGTCAAAGGGACGGGGACGATTTTCCTCGGCGGTCCGCCGCTGGTGAAAGCGGCGACGGGCGAGGACGTCAGCGCCGAAGACCTCGGCGGGGCGGATGTGCATACGCGACTTTCTGGCGTTGCCGATCATTTCGCCCTGGATGATGATCACGCCCTAGAGCAGTGCCGCGATATTGTCGCTGCGCTGAACACACGTAAACAGATCGGATTGGATATTGCCCCACCCGAACCGCCTGCCTACGATCCAGATGAACTCTACGGGGTGATCCCGACGACGTTCCGCGAAAGCTACGATGTGCGCGAACTGCTGCTGCGGATCATTGATGGGGGAAAATTCCGTGAGTTCAAAGCGCGTTATGGCGAGACGCTGGTCTGTGGGTTCGCCCGTATTGAGGGGTATCCGGTGGGGATCATTGCCAACAATGGCGTGCTGTTCAGCGAGAGCGCCTTGAAAGGGGCGCACTTCATTGAACTTTGCACGGCGCGGGGGATTCCCCTGCTCTTTTTGCAGAACATCACGGGTTTTATGGTTGGTAAAGAGGTGGAAAACAAGGGAATCGCCCGTGACGGAGCAAAGATGGTTCATGCGGTGGCAAACGCGAACGTCCCTAAAATCACCGTCATTATTGGCGGATCGTTCGGGGCGGGCAATTACGCCATGTGCGGGCGTGCCTATTCGCCGCGCTTTTTGTTCATGTACCCCAATGCCCGCATCAGTGTGATGGGGGGTGAGCAAGCAGCGAACGTGTTGTTGACGGTGAAGATGGAGCAGCAGACACGGGCGGGCGAAACGCCGCTCTCGCCAGAGGCACAGGCAGCCTTTAAACAGCCAATCTTGGCGAAGTATGAGGCGGAGGGCAGCCCCTATTATGCCACCGCCCGCCTGTGGGATGACGGAATCATTGACCCGCCAGAGACACGCCGTGTAGTTGCTCTAGCGCTTTCTGCGTGTCTGAACGCGCCGATTGCCGAGACGCGCTACGGGGTATTTCGGATGTAG